A stretch of the Helicoverpa zea isolate HzStark_Cry1AcR chromosome 15, ilHelZeax1.1, whole genome shotgun sequence genome encodes the following:
- the LOC124636899 gene encoding tumor necrosis factor, alpha-induced protein 8-like protein 2 A isoform X2 — protein MVSSMEGGAWCARDISLRAQKKFLSRVGGAASARALVLDEHAAKLLDQFLTVLRERLEKREAEKLVKHVIKSAVKLGVLRRHGQLSAADERALAAFRSKFHTVLMAVVSFCEVDFSYDRGFLQDALRESHQSLKAVVERHLTDKSVSRLAGVFSIASRGELLDSLFAGQVDEDVLKLSRMLRKELDRGLL, from the exons CAATGGAAGGCGGCGCGTGGTGCGCTCGCGACATCTCGCTGCGCGCGCAGAAGAAGTTCCTCTCGCGCGTCGGCGGCGCCGCCAGTGCGCGGGCGCTTGTGCTTGACGAACATGCTGCCAAGCTGTTGGATcag TTCCTGACAGTCCTCCGGGAGCGCCTAGAGAAGCGCGAGGCGGAGAAGCTGGTGAAGCACGTGATCAAGTCAGCAGTCAAGCTGGGCGTGCTGCGACGTCACGGACAACTGTCGGCGGCAGACGAGAGAGCACTGGCGGCCTTCCGATCCAAGTTCCAT ACTGTCCTGATGGCGGTGGTGTCGTTCTGCGAGGTGGACTTCTCGTACGACCGTGGCTTCCTCCAGGATGCCCTACGCGAATCTCACCAGTCCCTTAA AGCGGTGGTAGAGCGTCACCTGACTGACAAGTCAGTGTCCCGCCTGGCGGGGGTGTTCTCGATCGCGTCGCGAGGTGAGCTGCTCGACTCTCTGTTCGCAGGCCAAGTCGACGAGGACGTGCTCAAACTATCCCGAATGCTGCGCAAAGAACTCGACCGGGGCCTTCTATAA